From one Myxococcus xanthus genomic stretch:
- the ligA gene encoding NAD-dependent DNA ligase LigA — translation MDDFQKAAARARELHRELAHHNYRYYVLDSPEVSDAQYDKLMRELQDLEAKHPSLQTPDSPTQRVGGAAAEEFGEVVHRAPMLSLANIFEDQGLTEFDERIRKLVGLPGIAYVCEPKLDGLAIALRYEKGAFVQGATRGDGTTGEDVTSNLRTIRSLPMSLFPQDDVKVPDVLEVRGEVFIRKKDFQKLNEKREEEGEPLFANPRNAAAGSLRQLDPRMTAARPLSVFLYECVPGEGVPVFKTHIEKLEYLKTLGLPINQYRRAEGLEGVRQAYDASLKGRHELPFEVDGMVVKVDDEDQRKRLGQVSKSPRWAVAYKFPPEEESTEVMDIGIQVGRTGALTPVAHLKPVKVGGVTVARATLHNEDELRRKDVRKGDTVFVRRAGDVIPEIVSVVLSKRPADSAPFEFPKHCPVCDAVATKDEDGAIIRCTGASCPAQLVEKIRHFASRLAMDIEGLGDKLAAQLVSTGRVKAFADLYALTKEDLLTLERMGDKSADNLIASLERSKQTTQRRFLYSLGIRHVGDATAKALAEAFPRSEMLFEASLEDISRVKDVGPIMAQVIHTFFQEPQNQEAIRALLAAGVQPAAPQVATGGPFVGKSVVLTGAMTGMTREQAKEEVERRGGKVAGSVSRKTDFVVAGEDAGSKLKKAQELGVRILDEQAFLQMLQTNA, via the coding sequence GTGGACGACTTCCAGAAAGCCGCAGCCCGAGCCCGTGAGCTCCACCGTGAGCTGGCGCACCACAACTACCGTTACTACGTCCTCGACTCGCCCGAGGTCAGCGACGCGCAATACGACAAGCTGATGCGCGAGCTGCAGGACCTGGAGGCGAAGCACCCGAGCCTCCAGACGCCGGACTCGCCCACCCAGCGCGTGGGCGGCGCGGCGGCCGAGGAGTTTGGCGAGGTGGTGCACCGGGCGCCCATGCTCTCGCTGGCCAACATCTTCGAGGACCAGGGCCTCACTGAGTTCGACGAGCGCATCCGCAAGCTGGTGGGCCTGCCGGGCATCGCCTACGTCTGCGAGCCCAAGCTGGACGGACTCGCCATCGCGTTGCGTTACGAAAAGGGCGCGTTCGTCCAGGGCGCCACCCGGGGCGACGGCACCACTGGCGAGGACGTCACCTCGAACCTGCGCACCATCCGAAGCCTGCCCATGTCGCTGTTCCCCCAGGACGACGTGAAGGTGCCGGACGTGCTGGAGGTCCGCGGTGAGGTCTTCATCCGCAAGAAGGACTTCCAGAAGCTCAACGAGAAGCGCGAGGAGGAAGGCGAGCCGCTCTTCGCCAACCCGCGCAACGCCGCCGCCGGCAGCCTGCGCCAGTTGGACCCGCGGATGACGGCCGCCCGGCCCCTCTCCGTGTTCCTCTACGAATGCGTCCCGGGCGAAGGCGTGCCCGTCTTCAAGACGCACATCGAGAAGCTGGAGTACCTCAAGACGCTGGGCCTGCCCATCAACCAGTACCGCCGCGCCGAGGGCCTGGAGGGCGTGCGCCAGGCCTATGACGCCTCCCTCAAGGGCCGCCACGAGCTGCCCTTCGAAGTGGACGGCATGGTGGTGAAGGTGGATGACGAGGACCAGCGCAAGCGCCTGGGCCAGGTCTCCAAGAGCCCCCGCTGGGCGGTGGCTTACAAGTTCCCTCCGGAGGAGGAGTCCACGGAGGTGATGGACATCGGCATCCAGGTGGGCCGCACGGGCGCGCTGACGCCGGTGGCACACCTCAAGCCGGTGAAGGTGGGCGGCGTCACGGTGGCGCGCGCCACGCTGCACAACGAGGACGAGCTGCGCCGCAAGGACGTGCGCAAGGGCGACACCGTCTTCGTGCGCCGCGCCGGTGACGTGATTCCGGAAATCGTCTCCGTGGTGCTGTCCAAGCGCCCCGCGGACTCCGCGCCCTTCGAGTTCCCCAAGCACTGTCCTGTCTGCGATGCGGTGGCGACCAAGGACGAGGACGGCGCCATCATCCGCTGCACGGGCGCTTCCTGCCCCGCACAACTGGTGGAGAAGATCCGCCACTTCGCCAGCCGCCTGGCCATGGACATCGAAGGGCTGGGCGACAAGCTGGCCGCGCAGTTGGTGTCCACCGGCAGGGTGAAGGCGTTCGCGGACCTCTACGCGCTCACCAAGGAGGACCTGCTGACGCTGGAGCGCATGGGCGACAAGAGCGCGGACAACCTCATCGCGTCACTGGAGCGCTCCAAGCAGACCACACAGCGCCGCTTCCTCTATTCCCTGGGCATCCGCCACGTGGGTGACGCCACCGCCAAGGCGCTGGCGGAGGCCTTCCCCCGGTCAGAGATGCTCTTCGAGGCCAGCCTGGAGGACATCTCCCGCGTAAAGGACGTAGGCCCCATCATGGCCCAGGTCATCCACACCTTCTTCCAGGAGCCCCAGAATCAGGAGGCCATCCGCGCGCTCCTGGCGGCGGGGGTCCAGCCCGCGGCGCCCCAGGTCGCCACGGGAGGCCCCTTCGTGGGCAAGTCGGTGGTGCTCACCGGCGCGATGACGGGTATGACGCGGGAGCAGGCCAAGGAAGAGGTCGAGCGCCGGGGCGGCAAGGTCGCCGGAAGTGTCTCGCGCAAGACCGATTTCGTCGTGGCCGGTGAGGATGCGGGCAGCAAACTGAAGAAGGCCCAGGAACTCGGGGTAAGAATCCTGGACGAGCAGGCGTTCCTGCAGATGCTGCAGACGAACGCCTAG
- the rho gene encoding transcription termination factor Rho, protein MRKARTSREKAADTDVAVEADAEKPRRKRAAKTVERDEAEKPAPRARRSAARRDEEPGAEVEEAPAEPPRPVLTPISRPVRDDDLQEARISGESEEPAASLPPPPESPETPAITEVTRDGEPMQVIKLNDLKRMKITDLSKMAHDVGIEGYQGLKKQDLIFALLGGIADKRFEVHAEGVLELLSDGFGFLRSADSDYQPSPDDIYVSPSQVRRFNLRPGDTVTGPIRQPREGERFFALQKVDKVNFADPMSDAARERILFDNLTPLYPTRKLKLEHESSEMTTRIIDMFCPIGLGQRCLIVAPPKAGKTVLLQNIAHAISRNHPDVYLIVLLVDERPEEVTDMERSVRGEVVSSTFDEPATRHVQVAEMVIDKAKRLVEQKYDVCILLDSITRLARAYNTVVPASGKILSGGVDANALHKPKRFFGAARNIEEGGSLTIIGTALIDTGSRMDEVIFEEFKGTGNSEIVLDRKLMEKRIFPTLDINKSGTRKEELLLGPGDLVRITALRQVLHPFTPIDAMEFVLKHMRPTPSNADFLGSMNR, encoded by the coding sequence ATGCGTAAAGCCCGTACTTCGAGAGAGAAGGCTGCCGACACCGATGTCGCCGTCGAGGCCGACGCGGAGAAGCCACGCCGCAAGCGCGCCGCGAAGACGGTGGAGCGGGACGAGGCCGAGAAGCCCGCCCCGCGCGCCCGCCGCAGCGCCGCCCGCCGCGACGAAGAGCCCGGCGCCGAGGTCGAGGAGGCTCCCGCCGAGCCACCCCGTCCTGTGCTCACCCCCATCTCCCGCCCGGTGCGGGACGACGACCTCCAGGAGGCCCGTATCTCCGGCGAGTCCGAGGAGCCGGCCGCCTCCCTGCCGCCCCCGCCGGAGTCCCCTGAGACTCCCGCCATCACGGAAGTCACCCGGGATGGCGAGCCCATGCAGGTCATCAAGCTCAATGACCTGAAGCGGATGAAGATCACCGACCTCTCGAAGATGGCCCACGACGTGGGCATCGAGGGGTACCAGGGCCTGAAGAAGCAGGACCTCATCTTCGCGCTGCTGGGCGGCATCGCCGACAAGCGCTTCGAGGTCCACGCGGAGGGCGTGCTGGAGCTGCTCAGCGACGGCTTCGGCTTCCTGCGCAGTGCGGACAGCGACTACCAGCCCAGCCCGGACGACATCTACGTGTCCCCGTCGCAGGTGCGCCGCTTCAACCTGCGTCCCGGCGACACGGTGACGGGCCCCATCCGCCAGCCCCGCGAGGGCGAGCGCTTCTTCGCGCTCCAGAAGGTGGACAAGGTCAACTTCGCGGACCCGATGTCGGACGCGGCGCGCGAGCGCATCCTGTTCGACAACCTCACGCCGCTCTATCCGACGCGCAAGCTCAAGCTGGAGCATGAGTCGTCGGAGATGACCACGCGCATCATCGACATGTTCTGCCCCATCGGCCTGGGCCAGCGCTGCCTCATCGTGGCGCCGCCGAAGGCCGGTAAGACGGTGCTGCTGCAGAACATCGCGCACGCCATCAGCCGCAACCACCCGGACGTGTACCTCATCGTGCTGCTCGTGGACGAGCGCCCGGAAGAGGTGACGGACATGGAGCGCAGCGTGCGCGGCGAGGTGGTGTCCTCCACCTTCGACGAGCCCGCCACGCGCCACGTGCAGGTGGCGGAGATGGTCATCGACAAGGCCAAGCGCCTGGTCGAGCAGAAGTACGACGTCTGCATCCTGCTGGACTCCATCACCCGTCTGGCGCGCGCCTACAACACCGTGGTGCCCGCGTCCGGCAAGATTCTGTCCGGCGGCGTGGACGCCAACGCGCTCCACAAGCCCAAGCGCTTCTTCGGCGCCGCGCGCAACATCGAAGAGGGTGGCTCGCTGACCATCATCGGCACCGCGCTCATCGACACCGGCAGCCGCATGGACGAAGTCATCTTCGAGGAGTTCAAGGGCACGGGTAACTCCGAAATCGTCCTGGACCGGAAGCTGATGGAGAAGCGCATCTTCCCGACGCTGGACATCAACAAGTCCGGTACGCGCAAGGAGGAGCTGCTGCTCGGCCCGGGCGACCTGGTGCGCATCACCGCCCTGCGGCAGGTGCTCCACCCGTTCACCCCCATCGACGCGATGGAGTTCGTGCTCAAACACATGCGGCCCACCCCGTCGAATGCGGACTTCCTCGGGTCGATGAACCGGTAG
- a CDS encoding AI-2E family transporter: MSQQPSDSTASANRRKRLLLLGVLWLSLALVLLAFRSVVMPFAGAALIAYLVQPLVGRISRVKVAGRPVPRWTALLLIYAGFFVGVYLFIVALVPQLYRELSRVSREAVTFANTLTPEHVQELAQRAETWLSTRGIPVALSNRALEGADAGSSNGTFGFALDLEQFLGDAVKRVSILVQENLGDIVNVSRSIVTSVAAGVFMLFFVLMVAAFFSIDAHAIRRYFGTLIPPEYAIDARQLLERIDRSLSGVVRGQVTICIVNGILTFMGLLLFGVKFAFLLATIATFFSLIPIFGTILSSVPIVLIALADGFQKGLAILAWIIGIHAVEAYFLNPKIMGQAAHLHPVIVAFSLIAGERLFGLVGALFAVPVASVLVACFDYARLKAQPAPAVALATPGPLPAERQPPAA; encoded by the coding sequence ATGTCGCAGCAGCCTTCGGACTCCACCGCCTCCGCCAACCGACGCAAGCGCCTGCTCCTCTTGGGAGTGTTGTGGCTGAGCCTGGCGCTGGTCCTGTTGGCCTTCCGGTCGGTGGTCATGCCCTTCGCGGGCGCCGCGCTCATCGCCTACCTGGTGCAGCCGCTGGTGGGGCGCATCTCCCGGGTGAAGGTGGCCGGCCGGCCGGTGCCGCGATGGACGGCGCTGCTGCTCATCTACGCCGGCTTCTTCGTGGGCGTGTACCTCTTCATCGTCGCGCTGGTGCCGCAGCTCTACCGCGAACTGTCCCGCGTCAGCCGTGAGGCGGTGACGTTCGCCAACACGCTCACCCCGGAGCACGTCCAGGAGCTCGCGCAGCGCGCGGAGACGTGGCTCAGCACACGAGGCATTCCGGTGGCGCTCTCCAACCGCGCGCTGGAGGGCGCGGACGCTGGAAGTAGCAACGGCACCTTCGGCTTCGCGCTGGATTTGGAGCAGTTCCTGGGGGACGCGGTGAAGCGCGTGTCCATCCTGGTGCAGGAGAACCTGGGCGACATCGTCAACGTGTCCCGCAGCATCGTCACCAGCGTGGCCGCGGGCGTCTTCATGCTCTTCTTCGTGCTGATGGTGGCCGCGTTCTTCTCCATCGACGCGCACGCCATCCGCCGCTACTTCGGCACGCTGATTCCGCCGGAGTACGCCATCGACGCGCGGCAACTGCTGGAGCGCATTGACCGCTCGTTGTCCGGCGTGGTGCGCGGGCAGGTCACCATCTGCATCGTCAACGGCATCCTGACGTTCATGGGACTGCTGCTGTTCGGCGTGAAGTTCGCGTTCCTGCTGGCGACCATCGCCACCTTCTTCAGCCTCATCCCGATTTTCGGCACCATCCTCAGCTCGGTGCCCATCGTCCTCATCGCGCTGGCGGACGGCTTCCAGAAGGGGCTGGCGATTCTCGCGTGGATCATCGGCATCCACGCGGTAGAGGCGTACTTCCTCAACCCCAAAATCATGGGGCAGGCGGCGCACCTGCACCCCGTCATCGTCGCCTTCTCCCTCATCGCCGGAGAGCGGCTCTTCGGGCTGGTGGGCGCCCTCTTCGCGGTGCCCGTGGCGTCCGTCCTGGTGGCGTGCTTCGACTACGCGCGGCTCAAGGCCCAGCCCGCGCCCGCGGTGGCCCTGGCCACGCCCGGACCGCTGCCTGCTGAACGTCAGCCGCCCGCCGCCTGA
- a CDS encoding glutamine amidotransferase has product MRQPTAVKNVLLLKAGEAAEAVRVSVGDYDRWFLQAIGLSGYRFDIVLAHRDAPLPTRADGYDAVMMTGSPLSVTALEPWMKRAADFMVEAGERGTPVLGVCFGQQLLAHAYGGRVSRNPQGRETGSVEVTLTEAGKQDPLFDGVPERFIAQATHEDIVSHLPDGAQVLAGNANTAAQALAFRPTVRGVQFYPEASVDTLRAVIEARWEGLERDSVARGAAPGEYVRQLLAGLTPSPAGRRILLNFLERFT; this is encoded by the coding sequence ATGCGGCAACCTACGGCGGTGAAGAACGTCCTCTTGCTGAAAGCCGGTGAGGCGGCCGAGGCCGTGCGCGTCTCCGTCGGCGATTACGACCGGTGGTTTCTGCAAGCCATCGGACTGTCCGGCTACCGCTTCGACATCGTGCTGGCACACCGGGACGCCCCCTTGCCCACGCGCGCGGATGGCTACGACGCGGTGATGATGACGGGCTCGCCGCTGTCGGTGACGGCGCTCGAGCCGTGGATGAAGCGCGCCGCGGACTTCATGGTGGAGGCCGGTGAGCGGGGCACGCCCGTGCTGGGCGTGTGCTTCGGCCAGCAACTCCTGGCGCATGCGTATGGCGGCCGCGTCTCGCGCAATCCCCAGGGGCGGGAGACGGGCAGCGTCGAGGTGACGCTCACCGAGGCCGGCAAGCAGGACCCACTCTTCGACGGCGTGCCGGAGCGCTTCATCGCGCAGGCGACGCACGAGGACATCGTCTCGCACCTCCCCGACGGCGCGCAGGTTCTGGCGGGCAACGCGAACACGGCCGCGCAGGCGCTGGCCTTCCGCCCCACCGTGCGCGGCGTGCAGTTCTATCCAGAGGCCAGCGTGGACACCCTCCGCGCCGTCATCGAGGCCCGCTGGGAGGGCCTCGAGCGGGACTCCGTGGCGCGAGGCGCCGCGCCCGGCGAATACGTCCGTCAGCTCCTGGCGGGCCTCACACCCTCTCCCGCGGGCCGCAGAATCCTGCTGAACTTCCTCGAGCGATTCACCTGA
- a CDS encoding glutamine synthetase family protein, with protein sequence MPTRPKAKVLTHPAMARRVRGKASRAPARGPAARDAASVDTLRRWLDEKGVQKVKVGAVDVDGVWRGKYISLEKFLSAAKGGLGFCDVVFGWDLSDDLLDNTQVTGWHTGYPDAHAKVDPSTGRVIPWEPDTAAFLLDFENPDGTPFEASPRQLLQKVAARARSLGYLPRFGAEYEFFIFKEQPQSLRDKDFQGLTPLTPGMFGYSWLRTSLNAPLVHALIDGCNAFGLGIEGFHTETGPGVFEAAIRYDDIEKSADKAALFKTVVKEICARHGVTACFMAKVDAKLPGCSGHVHQSLWDLDGEQNLFHDAKAPHGMSKLLRHYIGGQVALMPELTALYWPTINSYKRSVENTWAPTTVTWGLENRTTAIRVIGESAKAMRLEYRQLGADMNAYIGMAVSLAAGLWGIENEVEPPAPCESNAYAKNDAPPLPRNLKDAVALLKGSERARELLGYGFVDHFVRTREWEVRQYERAVTNWELERYLELI encoded by the coding sequence ATGCCAACCCGACCCAAGGCGAAGGTCCTGACCCACCCTGCCATGGCTCGCCGGGTTCGCGGCAAGGCATCGCGTGCACCGGCGCGAGGCCCGGCGGCGCGGGACGCGGCGAGCGTGGACACGCTGCGCCGCTGGCTGGATGAGAAGGGCGTCCAGAAGGTGAAGGTGGGCGCGGTGGACGTCGATGGCGTCTGGCGCGGCAAGTACATCTCCCTGGAGAAGTTCCTCAGCGCCGCCAAAGGCGGCCTGGGCTTCTGTGACGTCGTCTTCGGCTGGGACTTGAGCGACGACTTGCTCGACAACACCCAGGTGACGGGCTGGCACACCGGTTACCCGGATGCCCACGCGAAGGTGGACCCGTCCACCGGCCGCGTCATTCCCTGGGAGCCGGACACCGCGGCGTTCCTGCTCGACTTCGAAAACCCCGACGGCACGCCTTTCGAGGCGAGCCCCCGGCAGTTGCTCCAGAAGGTGGCCGCCCGCGCGCGCTCGCTGGGGTACCTGCCGCGCTTCGGCGCGGAGTACGAGTTCTTCATCTTCAAGGAGCAGCCGCAGAGCCTGCGCGACAAGGACTTCCAGGGGCTGACGCCGCTGACGCCAGGCATGTTCGGCTATTCGTGGCTGCGCACGTCGCTCAACGCGCCGCTGGTGCATGCGCTCATCGACGGGTGCAACGCCTTCGGCCTGGGCATCGAGGGCTTCCACACGGAGACGGGGCCGGGCGTCTTCGAGGCGGCCATCCGCTACGACGACATCGAGAAGTCGGCGGACAAGGCCGCGCTCTTCAAGACGGTGGTGAAGGAGATTTGCGCCCGCCACGGCGTCACCGCGTGCTTCATGGCGAAGGTGGACGCGAAGCTGCCGGGGTGCTCGGGGCACGTCCACCAGTCGCTGTGGGATTTGGACGGGGAGCAGAACCTCTTCCACGACGCGAAGGCGCCCCACGGCATGAGCAAGCTGCTGCGCCACTACATCGGCGGGCAGGTGGCGCTGATGCCGGAGCTCACCGCGCTCTACTGGCCCACCATCAACAGCTACAAGCGCAGCGTGGAGAATACCTGGGCGCCCACCACCGTGACGTGGGGCCTGGAGAACCGCACCACCGCCATCCGCGTCATCGGTGAGAGCGCCAAGGCGATGCGCCTGGAGTACCGGCAGTTGGGCGCGGACATGAATGCGTACATCGGCATGGCGGTCAGCCTGGCCGCGGGCCTGTGGGGCATCGAGAACGAGGTGGAGCCTCCCGCGCCCTGCGAGTCCAACGCCTACGCGAAGAACGACGCGCCGCCCTTGCCCCGCAACCTCAAGGACGCGGTGGCGCTGCTGAAGGGCAGCGAGCGCGCGCGGGAGTTGCTGGGCTACGGCTTCGTGGACCACTTCGTGCGCACGCGCGAGTGGGAGGTGCGTCAGTACGAGCGCGCCGTCACCAACTGGGAGTTGGAGCGTTACCTGGAGCTCATCTGA
- a CDS encoding iron-containing alcohol dehydrogenase, with protein sequence MKPFDIPSEPRVTEMAWPTRIVFGAGALLRLPAQAQRLGIQRPLLVTDAGVVKAGLAARVADVLNTAGLACEVFDRVEPNPTERDVFAGLEAYRSHSCDGIVALGGGSALDAGKLIQLLTTHEPPLSRYDDAKGGDQYVRDDLPPLIAIPTTAGTGSEVGRSGVVTLEDTGRKTVIFSPYLLPRAAICDPELTLGLPPGITAATGMDAFTHCLEAYLANGFHPLADAVAIDGIYRVGRSLETAVRDGKDLAARTDMMVAAMEGAMAFQKGLGACHALAHALTPVSNVHHGLANAIVLPVVMEFNRAVCTARLARVAVALGDTTQAREEVLAGNAIDRVRKLNAAVGIPSRLRDAGVQEKDLERIAEKAFQDASHLSNPRKVSQADLLALAREAY encoded by the coding sequence ATGAAGCCGTTCGACATTCCCTCCGAGCCGCGCGTCACCGAGATGGCGTGGCCCACGCGCATCGTCTTCGGCGCCGGCGCGCTGCTGCGCCTGCCCGCGCAGGCCCAGCGTCTGGGCATCCAGCGCCCGCTGCTGGTGACGGACGCGGGCGTGGTGAAGGCGGGGCTGGCCGCGCGCGTGGCGGACGTGCTCAATACGGCGGGACTGGCCTGTGAAGTCTTCGACCGCGTGGAGCCCAACCCCACCGAGCGCGACGTCTTCGCGGGCCTGGAGGCGTACCGGAGCCACTCCTGCGACGGCATCGTCGCGCTGGGGGGCGGCAGCGCCCTGGACGCGGGCAAGCTGATTCAGCTCCTCACCACACACGAGCCGCCGCTCAGCCGCTATGACGACGCGAAGGGCGGCGACCAGTACGTGCGCGACGACCTGCCGCCGCTCATCGCGATTCCCACCACCGCGGGCACCGGCTCCGAGGTGGGGCGCTCGGGCGTGGTGACGCTGGAGGACACGGGCCGCAAGACGGTCATCTTCAGTCCGTACCTGCTGCCGCGCGCCGCCATCTGCGACCCGGAGCTGACGCTGGGGCTGCCGCCGGGCATCACCGCGGCCACGGGCATGGATGCCTTCACCCACTGCCTGGAGGCCTACCTGGCCAATGGCTTCCACCCGCTGGCGGACGCGGTGGCCATTGACGGCATCTACCGCGTGGGCCGTTCGCTGGAGACGGCGGTGCGCGACGGCAAGGACCTGGCCGCGCGCACGGACATGATGGTGGCGGCGATGGAGGGCGCCATGGCCTTCCAGAAGGGCCTGGGGGCCTGCCACGCGCTGGCCCACGCGCTCACGCCTGTGTCCAACGTGCACCACGGCCTGGCGAATGCCATCGTCCTGCCCGTGGTGATGGAGTTCAACCGCGCGGTCTGCACGGCGCGGCTGGCCCGGGTCGCGGTGGCGCTGGGGGACACGACGCAGGCGCGCGAAGAGGTGCTCGCGGGCAACGCCATCGACCGGGTGCGCAAGCTCAACGCGGCGGTGGGCATTCCCTCGCGGCTGCGCGACGCGGGCGTCCAGGAGAAGGACCTGGAGCGGATTGCCGAGAAGGCCTTCCAGGATGCCTCGCACCTGAGCAACCCGCGGAAGGTGTCGCAGGCGGACCTGCTGGCCCTGGCGCGCGAGGCCTACTGA
- a CDS encoding ArnT family glycosyltransferase encodes MMRGRAPTRDEKSLAWALWVLAFAALWLTESAVGYTRDESVYFIAAEGYSSWFRQLFQSPARALTDAAIVRAWDYNHEHPVLMKTLFGLSHLLFHTELGWVRSATAFRIPAFAMAALIPALSFLLGSAMYGRLAGLFAAFAFMLVPRQYFNAEMACFDVPVAAMWLLVVYCFWRAMEDVRWGLWCGVAFGLTLATKHNALFLPFVLTPFALWRAYSASEGQPEARAWLGRFVGVFTAVAVFYGLLVLSLGGGEGFQRKFLLLSPHTLLFAGLAVGGAWVLKGVDKVNAQVARALVPIAAMAVLGPVIFYLHWPYLWHQPVDRTAWYLAFHAKHNHYAWFYLNQLLREPPFPLAYVVVKTALTVPTSIFVPMVTGLAALVARMVLGAFTRTRAWVERPVTMTEALVCVNAVASILIISHPQVPHFGGVKHWFPSMVFLGILAGAAVARGCTALWERLKMKWPSLPQAVVAVPVFAMLLAPALVYSVRVFPYGTAAYSELAGGLPGAATLGMQRQFWSSHVTGVLPWINANAKQGARLFLHEVHGGSFRDYQRNGMLRKDLRAVGSPADADIVAYQYHQEFREHEFLTWQAFGTRTPVTGLYLDETPQVVVYVRPETR; translated from the coding sequence ATGATGCGAGGACGCGCCCCCACGCGCGACGAGAAGTCCCTGGCCTGGGCCCTGTGGGTGCTGGCCTTCGCGGCGCTGTGGCTGACGGAGTCCGCGGTGGGCTACACGCGCGACGAAAGCGTCTACTTCATCGCGGCGGAGGGCTACTCGAGCTGGTTCCGGCAGCTCTTCCAGTCACCGGCCCGGGCGCTGACGGACGCGGCCATCGTGCGCGCGTGGGACTACAACCACGAGCACCCGGTGCTGATGAAGACGCTGTTCGGCCTGAGCCACCTGCTCTTCCACACGGAGCTGGGATGGGTGCGCTCGGCGACGGCGTTCCGCATACCCGCCTTCGCCATGGCGGCGCTGATTCCCGCGCTGTCCTTCCTGCTGGGCAGCGCCATGTACGGCCGCCTCGCGGGGCTGTTCGCCGCCTTCGCCTTCATGCTGGTGCCGCGGCAGTACTTCAACGCGGAGATGGCGTGCTTCGACGTCCCCGTGGCCGCCATGTGGCTGCTCGTCGTGTACTGCTTCTGGCGCGCCATGGAGGACGTGCGCTGGGGCCTGTGGTGCGGCGTGGCCTTTGGCCTGACGCTGGCCACCAAGCACAACGCGCTGTTCCTCCCCTTCGTACTCACGCCCTTCGCGCTGTGGCGCGCCTACAGCGCCAGCGAGGGTCAGCCAGAGGCCCGCGCCTGGCTGGGCCGCTTCGTGGGCGTGTTCACGGCGGTGGCCGTGTTCTACGGCCTGCTGGTCCTGTCGCTGGGCGGCGGTGAGGGCTTCCAGCGGAAGTTCCTGCTGCTCAGTCCGCACACGCTGCTGTTCGCCGGGCTCGCGGTGGGCGGCGCCTGGGTGCTCAAGGGCGTGGACAAGGTGAACGCGCAGGTGGCGCGCGCGCTGGTGCCCATCGCCGCCATGGCGGTGCTGGGGCCCGTCATCTTCTACCTGCACTGGCCCTACCTGTGGCACCAGCCGGTGGACCGCACCGCGTGGTACCTGGCCTTTCACGCCAAGCACAACCACTACGCCTGGTTCTATCTGAACCAGTTGCTGCGCGAGCCGCCCTTCCCGCTCGCCTACGTCGTCGTGAAGACAGCGCTGACGGTGCCCACCAGCATCTTCGTCCCCATGGTGACGGGCCTGGCGGCGCTGGTGGCGCGCATGGTGCTGGGGGCCTTCACGCGGACGCGCGCGTGGGTGGAGCGCCCGGTGACGATGACGGAGGCGCTGGTGTGCGTGAACGCGGTGGCGTCCATCCTCATCATCAGCCACCCGCAGGTGCCGCACTTCGGCGGGGTGAAGCACTGGTTCCCGTCCATGGTGTTCCTGGGCATCCTCGCGGGCGCCGCGGTGGCCCGGGGCTGCACGGCGCTGTGGGAGCGGCTGAAGATGAAGTGGCCCTCATTGCCGCAGGCCGTGGTGGCCGTGCCGGTGTTCGCCATGCTGCTGGCCCCCGCGCTGGTGTACTCGGTGCGCGTGTTCCCCTACGGGACGGCGGCGTACTCGGAGCTGGCGGGAGGACTGCCGGGCGCGGCCACGCTGGGCATGCAGCGCCAGTTCTGGTCCAGCCATGTCACCGGCGTGCTGCCGTGGATCAACGCGAACGCGAAGCAGGGCGCACGCCTGTTCCTGCACGAGGTGCACGGCGGCTCGTTCCGCGACTACCAGCGCAACGGCATGCTGCGGAAGGACCTGCGCGCGGTGGGCAGCCCGGCGGACGCGGACATCGTCGCGTACCAGTACCACCAGGAGTTCCGCGAGCACGAGTTCCTCACGTGGCAGGCCTTCGGCACGCGCACGCCGGTGACGGGCCTCTACCTGGATGAGACGCCCCAGGTGGTCGTCTACGTCCGGCCGGAGACGCGGTAG